The proteins below come from a single Streptomyces sp. SCSIO 75703 genomic window:
- a CDS encoding 3-deoxy-7-phosphoheptulonate synthase, producing MNSEPAHIASLPTLQQPAWEEHPETARVRRELAALPALVSAEHVAQLHEHLAAVAGGRAQVVQAGDCAEDWAECGPVDVARKAAVLDLLAGVMRVNAGRPVIRVGRLAGQYAKPRSRPTETVLGVELPVYRGHMVNDPNPDPALRRPDPRRLLTGYRAAREVMGHLGWTSTAPLAQAPVWTSHEALLLDYELPLVRRQADGGLLLASTHWPWIGERTRQVDGAHVALLAAVSNPVACKVGPAMTPGELLRLAERLDPGRVPGRLTLIARMGAGAGPARLPALVAAVRDAGHPAIWLCDPMHGNTVSGPDGLKTRLVKDVVREVEEFHEAVVAHQGIPGGLHLETTPDDVTECVADTDLMHSVGVKYTSFCDPRLNPGQAVEVASAWRR from the coding sequence TTGAACAGCGAGCCGGCTCACATCGCATCGCTCCCCACCCTTCAGCAGCCCGCGTGGGAGGAGCATCCGGAGACCGCGCGGGTGAGGCGCGAACTGGCCGCGCTGCCCGCGCTGGTCTCGGCGGAGCACGTGGCCCAGTTGCACGAGCACCTGGCGGCGGTCGCCGGGGGCCGCGCCCAGGTCGTCCAGGCCGGCGACTGCGCGGAGGACTGGGCGGAGTGCGGCCCCGTCGACGTCGCCCGCAAGGCGGCCGTGCTGGACCTGCTGGCCGGGGTCATGCGCGTGAACGCGGGCCGGCCCGTGATCCGCGTGGGGCGGCTCGCCGGCCAGTACGCCAAACCACGCTCCCGCCCCACGGAGACCGTCCTCGGCGTCGAACTGCCCGTCTACCGCGGGCACATGGTCAACGACCCGAACCCCGACCCCGCGCTGCGGCGGCCCGACCCCCGGCGCCTGCTGACCGGCTACCGGGCCGCCCGCGAGGTCATGGGACACCTCGGCTGGACCAGCACCGCCCCGCTCGCCCAGGCCCCGGTGTGGACCAGCCACGAGGCGCTCCTCCTCGACTACGAACTGCCCCTGGTGCGCCGCCAGGCCGACGGGGGGCTGCTGCTCGCCTCCACGCACTGGCCCTGGATCGGCGAGCGCACCCGCCAGGTGGACGGTGCCCACGTGGCGCTCCTCGCGGCCGTCTCCAACCCGGTGGCCTGCAAGGTGGGCCCGGCGATGACCCCCGGGGAACTGCTCCGGCTGGCCGAGCGCCTGGACCCCGGCCGCGTGCCCGGGCGCCTCACGCTCATCGCGCGGATGGGGGCCGGAGCGGGGCCCGCGAGGCTTCCCGCCCTGGTCGCCGCCGTCCGCGACGCCGGGCATCCGGCGATCTGGCTCTGCGACCCGATGCACGGCAACACCGTCTCCGGTCCCGACGGACTGAAAACCCGTCTCGTGAAGGACGTCGTGCGCGAGGTCGAGGAATTCCATGAAGCCGTCGTGGCGCACCAGGGAATTCCCGGCGGCCTCCATCTGGAAACGACCCCGGACGATGTGACGGAATGCGTCGCCGACACGGATCTCATGCATTCCGTCGGAGTCAAGTACACGAGTTTCTGCGATCCGCGCCTCAACCCCGGGCAGGCCGTCGAGGTCGCCTCGGCCTGGCGCCGCTGA
- a CDS encoding MFS transporter, whose amino-acid sequence MRQQDTVANQRTTPSGTTAGAAAGRHRGAAFALLASVQFVLILAMSMLNVVLPQIQEEFGTSRGELVLLGASYGMSFSGLLLLGGRLSDLYGSRRVFLLGTLVFGLSSALAAFSPGLWTLLAARFAQGAGAALAVPAAMALVSAVHPEPARHARAMAVWGGLAASGGTAGMLLSGVVASADSWRWAFAAPVAVAAVVLAVAPRLLPQGAASRGGRLDVLGAALVTAGIGLLGYGLVEAPEYGWTSPVALGPLVAGAVLLLGFVVTEARVEQPLLPLSFPASPRRATALLAVFLGAAGITTIFFLLALYLQQVRGYTPLQTSAAFLPFGLTLVLGGLGVGRMVQRFGPRVVLVTGLTLAGLGMAALGRAGTDSPYAGALLAGLVLFPAGAALVFAGATVTATTDVPPEQAGLAGAVVNTALEAGPAIGLAVLVTLATARTDALERAGTAAASAQSSGYGFAFTVGAVAFGVAALGTLVLLRPRPGRDAA is encoded by the coding sequence GTGCGGCAGCAGGACACCGTCGCGAACCAGCGGACGACACCGTCCGGAACGACCGCGGGCGCCGCGGCCGGCAGACACCGGGGCGCGGCGTTCGCGCTGCTCGCCTCGGTGCAGTTCGTGCTCATCCTCGCGATGAGCATGCTCAACGTGGTGCTGCCGCAGATCCAGGAGGAGTTCGGCACCAGCCGCGGCGAACTCGTCCTGCTCGGCGCCTCGTACGGCATGTCCTTCAGCGGTCTGCTGCTGCTCGGCGGACGCCTGTCCGACCTGTACGGCAGCCGGCGGGTGTTCCTGCTCGGCACGCTGGTCTTCGGTCTCAGCTCGGCGCTGGCGGCGTTCTCGCCCGGTCTGTGGACGCTGCTCGCGGCCCGCTTCGCGCAGGGGGCCGGCGCCGCCCTCGCGGTACCCGCCGCGATGGCGCTGGTCAGCGCCGTCCACCCGGAACCCGCGCGGCACGCCCGCGCCATGGCGGTGTGGGGCGGGCTCGCGGCCTCCGGCGGGACCGCGGGGATGCTGCTGTCGGGCGTGGTGGCCTCGGCGGACTCCTGGCGCTGGGCGTTCGCCGCCCCGGTCGCGGTGGCGGCGGTGGTCCTCGCCGTCGCCCCGCGGCTGCTGCCGCAGGGCGCGGCCTCGCGGGGCGGCCGGCTCGACGTGCTCGGCGCGGCCCTGGTCACCGCCGGCATCGGCCTGCTCGGATACGGGCTGGTGGAGGCGCCCGAGTACGGCTGGACCTCGCCGGTCGCGCTCGGCCCGCTGGTGGCCGGCGCCGTCCTGCTGCTGGGCTTCGTGGTCACCGAGGCCCGGGTGGAGCAGCCGCTGCTGCCGCTGTCCTTCCCCGCCTCGCCCCGCCGGGCGACGGCGCTGCTGGCGGTCTTCCTGGGCGCCGCGGGCATCACCACGATCTTCTTCCTGCTCGCCCTGTACCTCCAGCAGGTACGGGGCTACACCCCGCTGCAGACCTCGGCGGCCTTCCTGCCGTTCGGCCTGACCCTGGTCCTCGGCGGCCTGGGCGTGGGCCGGATGGTGCAGCGCTTCGGCCCGCGCGTGGTGCTCGTCACCGGACTGACGCTCGCCGGGCTCGGCATGGCCGCGCTGGGCAGGGCCGGCACCGACAGCCCGTACGCGGGCGCCCTCCTCGCCGGGCTGGTGCTCTTCCCCGCCGGGGCGGCCCTGGTCTTCGCCGGGGCCACCGTCACCGCGACCACCGACGTGCCGCCGGAGCAGGCCGGCCTCGCCGGGGCCGTGGTCAACACCGCCCTGGAGGCGGGCCCGGCCATCGGCCTCGCCGTGCTGGTCACGCTGGCCACCGCCCGCACCGACGCCCTGGAACGCGCCGGCACCGCCGCGGCCTCCGCCCAGTCCTCCGGTTACGGCTTCGCGTTCACCGTCGGGGCCGTGGCCTTCGGCGTCGCCGCCCTGGGCACGCTCGTCCTGCTGCGTCCCCGTCCCGGCCGCGACGCCGCCTGA
- a CDS encoding FAD-binding oxidoreductase → MRRRSVLTGTAVAIAATTLEAGPAAASPAAPAGSAAGGDAVTVLPGDPRYADLVVGNNARWVSRPDAVRLVRTTEQTVRAVQEAVDAGKRISVRGGGHCYADFVHHPEARVVIDTSLLDTVTYDRRRRAFAVGAGATLLHVYESLFKGWGVTIPGGMCYSVGAGGHISGGGYGMLSRRHGLTVDHLYAVEVVVVGANGKARSVVATREADDPHRDLWWAHTGGGGGNFGVITRYWFRSPGATGTDPSALLPRPPREVLVSALGLPWSALGKDAFTAVVRAFGAWHERNATPSAAEASLCSFLMMNHRANGSIGLLTQVDATLPGAEDALRDFLAEVTAPLSATALRPLAGNVGELGPLPELFTPQRLPWLHSVRLLGTSNPTLTDPTLRGHHKSAYLRRNVTTAQAASMYRHLTRTDHENPASMVVLLSYGGKINTVGAGDTASAQRDSIFKGLFQSFWPDADGDDANIGWTRDVYGEVFSATGGYPVPGAATDGCYINYPDADITDPQVNTTGVPWHTLYYKDNYPRLQRAKAAYDPRNTFRHSQSITLPDTT, encoded by the coding sequence ATGAGAAGACGAAGCGTCCTGACCGGTACGGCCGTCGCGATAGCCGCCACGACCCTGGAGGCGGGTCCCGCCGCCGCCTCGCCCGCCGCACCCGCCGGCTCCGCCGCCGGCGGCGACGCGGTCACGGTCCTCCCGGGCGACCCCCGCTACGCCGACCTCGTCGTCGGCAACAACGCCCGCTGGGTCTCCCGTCCCGACGCCGTCCGGCTGGTGCGGACCACCGAGCAGACGGTGCGCGCCGTCCAGGAGGCCGTCGACGCCGGCAAGCGCATATCCGTGCGCGGCGGCGGCCACTGCTACGCGGACTTCGTCCACCACCCCGAGGCACGGGTGGTCATCGACACCTCCCTGCTCGACACCGTGACCTACGACCGTCGCCGCCGGGCCTTCGCCGTCGGCGCGGGCGCCACGCTGCTCCACGTGTACGAGTCGCTGTTCAAGGGCTGGGGAGTCACCATCCCCGGCGGCATGTGCTACTCGGTGGGCGCCGGCGGCCACATCAGCGGCGGCGGCTACGGCATGCTGTCGCGGCGCCACGGACTGACCGTCGACCACCTGTACGCCGTCGAGGTGGTCGTCGTCGGCGCGAACGGCAAGGCCCGCAGCGTCGTGGCCACCCGCGAGGCCGACGACCCCCACCGGGACCTGTGGTGGGCCCACACCGGCGGGGGCGGCGGCAACTTCGGCGTGATCACGCGGTACTGGTTCCGCAGCCCCGGCGCCACCGGCACCGACCCCTCCGCGCTGCTGCCCCGGCCCCCCCGCGAGGTCCTGGTCAGCGCGCTGGGCCTGCCGTGGAGCGCGCTCGGCAAGGACGCCTTCACCGCCGTGGTGCGCGCCTTCGGCGCCTGGCACGAGCGCAACGCCACCCCCTCGGCGGCCGAGGCGTCCCTGTGCAGCTTCCTGATGATGAACCACCGGGCGAACGGCAGCATCGGACTCCTCACCCAGGTCGACGCGACCCTGCCCGGAGCCGAGGACGCGCTGCGCGACTTCCTCGCCGAGGTGACCGCCCCCCTGTCCGCCACGGCCCTGCGCCCGCTCGCCGGCAACGTCGGCGAACTGGGGCCGCTGCCCGAGCTGTTCACCCCGCAGCGACTGCCCTGGCTGCATTCCGTACGGCTGCTGGGCACCAGCAACCCGACGCTGACCGACCCGACGCTGCGCGGCCACCACAAGTCCGCCTACCTGCGCCGGAACGTGACGACGGCGCAGGCGGCGTCCATGTACCGGCACCTGACCCGCACCGACCACGAGAACCCGGCCTCCATGGTCGTCCTGCTCTCCTACGGCGGGAAGATCAACACGGTGGGCGCGGGCGACACCGCGTCGGCGCAGCGCGACTCGATCTTCAAGGGCCTGTTCCAGAGCTTCTGGCCGGACGCCGACGGCGACGACGCCAACATCGGGTGGACCCGCGACGTGTACGGCGAGGTGTTCTCCGCCACCGGCGGCTACCCCGTCCCCGGCGCGGCCACGGACGGCTGCTACATCAACTACCCGGACGCCGACATCACCGACCCGCAGGTCAACACCACCGGCGTGCCGTGGCACACCCTGTACTACAAGGACAACTACCCGCGGCTCCAGCGTGCCAAGGCCGCGTACGACCCCCGGAACACGTTCCGGCACTCGCAGTCCATCACCCTCCCCGACACCACGTGA
- a CDS encoding cupin domain-containing protein — MTAELGGRSPLIRRDGEGVSRLWGKGSVVTTKLSAEETGGMLGITHFSAVKGERAPRHTHTLEDEIFIVEGGEVVLTAGERTEVVNGAGVLFLPRGIPHSYLVESDTARFYVITTPGGFERFFSETGYPTHHGKSAPVGAAWSVDRTREFAEKLGLGVVWGD, encoded by the coding sequence TTGACCGCAGAACTGGGCGGACGGTCGCCGCTGATCCGCCGCGACGGCGAGGGGGTGTCCCGGCTCTGGGGGAAGGGGTCGGTGGTCACCACCAAGCTCTCCGCCGAGGAGACCGGCGGCATGCTGGGAATCACGCACTTCAGCGCGGTGAAGGGGGAACGCGCTCCGCGGCACACGCACACCCTCGAGGACGAGATCTTCATCGTCGAGGGCGGCGAGGTCGTCCTCACCGCGGGCGAGCGCACCGAGGTCGTCAACGGCGCGGGCGTGCTGTTCCTGCCGCGCGGGATACCGCATTCCTACCTCGTGGAGAGCGATACCGCCCGTTTCTACGTCATCACCACACCCGGTGGATTCGAACGGTTCTTCTCGGAGACCGGATATCCGACCCACCACGGAAAGTCGGCTCCGGTCGGTGCGGCGTGGTCCGTCGACCGCACCAGGGAATTCGCGGAGAAACTCGGACTGGGGGTCGTCTGGGGCGACTGA
- a CDS encoding 3-hydroxybenzoate 6-monooxygenase produces MKVLIAGGGIGGLAAALSIARNGHRAVVLERAAAFTELGAGIQLGPNAFHALDRLGIGPAARACAVHVDALRFMDGTTGEQVVSMPLTGAYRARFGNPYAVVHRGDLYQALLDGCAAHPGVTLSANRSVTGYEQTPAGVTALLDGGERVTGAVLVGADGIRSAVRERLLGDGPPRVCGHTIYRSVIPMERVPAELRWNSVTLWAGPRWHFVHYPIGRGELFNLAITLDDGAPEVVTGRPAGRGHVLARFPGLSGTARRLLELGTDWKEWVLCDRDPVDRWTDGRVALLGDAAHPMLQYAAQGACMALEDAVLLGDLLAGAGDDVPQRLEKYQAERRERAAGAQRVARALGERLYHPAGEEAVARNAMLSSLTVDDLHDKVAWLHGARVGGTGEPR; encoded by the coding sequence ATGAAGGTACTCATAGCCGGGGGCGGCATCGGGGGCCTCGCGGCGGCCCTGAGCATCGCCCGCAACGGCCACCGCGCCGTCGTACTCGAACGCGCGGCGGCCTTCACCGAACTGGGCGCGGGCATCCAGCTCGGCCCCAACGCCTTCCACGCCCTGGACCGCCTCGGCATCGGCCCGGCCGCCCGCGCGTGCGCCGTCCACGTCGACGCGCTGCGCTTCATGGACGGCACGACCGGGGAACAGGTCGTGAGCATGCCGCTGACCGGCGCCTACCGCGCCCGCTTCGGCAACCCGTACGCCGTCGTGCACCGCGGCGACCTCTACCAGGCGCTCCTCGACGGCTGCGCCGCCCACCCGGGCGTCACACTGAGCGCGAACCGCTCCGTGACCGGGTACGAGCAGACCCCGGCGGGCGTCACCGCCCTCCTCGACGGCGGGGAGCGCGTCACCGGGGCGGTGCTCGTCGGCGCGGACGGCATCCGCTCCGCCGTCCGGGAACGGCTGCTCGGCGACGGCCCGCCGCGCGTCTGCGGCCACACCATCTACCGGTCCGTCATCCCCATGGAACGCGTCCCGGCCGAGCTGCGCTGGAACAGCGTCACCCTGTGGGCCGGGCCACGGTGGCACTTCGTGCACTACCCCATCGGCAGGGGCGAACTGTTCAACCTCGCCATCACCCTGGACGACGGCGCGCCCGAGGTGGTGACCGGCCGGCCCGCCGGGCGCGGACACGTCCTCGCCCGCTTCCCGGGGCTGAGCGGCACCGCCCGGCGGCTGCTGGAACTGGGGACCGACTGGAAGGAGTGGGTCCTGTGCGACCGGGACCCCGTCGACCGCTGGACGGACGGCCGGGTCGCCCTCCTCGGCGACGCCGCGCATCCCATGCTCCAGTACGCGGCCCAGGGCGCCTGCATGGCACTGGAGGACGCCGTGCTCCTCGGCGATCTGCTCGCCGGGGCCGGCGACGACGTGCCCCAGCGCCTGGAGAAGTACCAGGCCGAGCGCCGGGAACGCGCCGCCGGGGCGCAGCGGGTCGCCCGCGCCCTGGGCGAGCGGCTCTACCACCCGGCGGGGGAGGAGGCCGTCGCCCGCAACGCCATGCTGTCCTCCCTCACCGTCGACGACCTCCACGACAAGGTCGCCTGGCTGCACGGGGCGCGCGTCGGCGGGACGGGGGAACCGCGTTGA
- a CDS encoding isochorismatase family protein gives MPGIPPIQAYPMPQEGDLPANTAAWQADPDRAVLLVHDMQRYFLRHLPADRSPGADLVRNARQLREQAAARGVPVAYTAQPGGMSDEERGLLKDFWGPGMRLDPADREIVEPLAPGPDDWRLTKWRYSAFFRTDLLERMRAAGRDQVILCGVYAHIGVLASAVDAFTHDLETFLVADAVADFTEAYHRLALDYAAERCAVVTTAKTVVEELGR, from the coding sequence ATGCCCGGGATACCCCCCATCCAGGCGTACCCCATGCCCCAGGAAGGCGACCTGCCCGCCAACACCGCCGCCTGGCAGGCCGACCCGGACCGGGCGGTCCTGCTCGTGCACGACATGCAGCGCTACTTCCTCCGGCACCTCCCCGCCGACCGGTCGCCGGGCGCCGACCTCGTCCGCAACGCGCGTCAGCTCCGCGAACAGGCCGCCGCCCGCGGCGTCCCCGTCGCCTACACGGCCCAGCCCGGCGGCATGAGCGACGAGGAACGCGGACTGCTCAAGGACTTCTGGGGGCCGGGCATGCGCCTCGACCCCGCCGACCGCGAGATCGTCGAACCGCTCGCGCCGGGCCCCGACGACTGGCGGCTCACCAAGTGGCGCTACAGCGCCTTCTTCCGCACCGACCTGCTGGAGCGCATGCGCGCCGCGGGCCGCGACCAGGTGATCCTGTGCGGCGTCTACGCCCACATCGGCGTACTGGCCAGCGCCGTGGACGCCTTCACCCACGACCTGGAGACCTTCCTGGTGGCCGACGCCGTCGCCGACTTCACCGAGGCGTACCACCGGCTCGCCCTCGACTACGCCGCCGAACGCTGCGCCGTGGTCACCACCGCGAAGACCGTCGTCGAGGAGCTGGGCCGATGA
- a CDS encoding 2,3-dihydro-2,3-dihydroxybenzoate dehydrogenase yields MKGSTALVTGAAGGIGEAVVRALGERGAAVAAVDKDRRRLDEVAGRLAADGLRVRAFPADVTTGAAAERLTAEVEEALGPVGHLVNGAGVLRLGRATDLTEEDWAQTLAVNATGVFLMSRAVVGRMIPRRRGAVVTIASNAAGTARTEMAAYAASKAAASMFTKCLGLEVARYGIRCNVVAPGSTETPMLTSMWRDENGPAATLEGSPGAYRVGIPLGKLARPSDVADAVAFLLSDRASHITMHDLTVDGGATLGV; encoded by the coding sequence GTGAAAGGAAGCACCGCACTGGTCACCGGAGCCGCCGGCGGCATAGGAGAGGCGGTCGTCCGCGCCCTCGGCGAACGCGGAGCGGCCGTCGCCGCCGTCGACAAGGACCGCCGCAGGCTGGACGAGGTGGCCGGCCGGCTCGCCGCCGACGGGCTGCGCGTCCGGGCGTTCCCCGCCGACGTCACCACGGGCGCCGCCGCCGAACGCCTCACCGCCGAGGTCGAGGAGGCCCTGGGACCCGTGGGCCACCTGGTCAACGGCGCGGGCGTGCTCCGCCTCGGCCGGGCCACCGACCTCACCGAGGAGGACTGGGCGCAGACCCTCGCGGTCAACGCCACCGGCGTGTTCCTCATGTCCCGCGCCGTGGTCGGCCGCATGATCCCGCGCCGCCGCGGGGCCGTCGTCACCATCGCCTCCAACGCGGCCGGCACCGCCCGCACCGAGATGGCCGCCTACGCGGCGTCCAAGGCCGCGGCGTCCATGTTCACCAAGTGCCTCGGGCTGGAGGTCGCCCGGTACGGCATCCGCTGCAACGTGGTCGCCCCCGGCTCCACCGAGACCCCGATGCTCACGTCCATGTGGCGGGACGAGAACGGCCCCGCCGCCACCCTGGAGGGCTCACCCGGCGCCTACCGCGTCGGCATCCCGCTCGGCAAGCTGGCCCGCCCCTCGGACGTCGCCGACGCCGTGGCCTTCCTCCTCTCGGACCGGGCCTCGCACATCACGATGCACGACCTCACCGTCGACGGCGGCGCGACCCTCGGCGTCTGA
- a CDS encoding chorismate-binding protein: MTAPRPAGTLLDRVLAQEPPVFALLHRPETTGPDTLEVLTGTAAAVDTLADIPLDEAPGPAAGAREQVLALVPYRQIAERGYACADDGEPLIAITVREQTAVPLGEALRRLPDGPVVLDGGAFDLDDDEYAGIVAKVIADEIGTGEGANFVVKRSFVADITDYTVHSALAFFRRLLEREQGAYWTFLVHTGERTLVGATPERHVSLRGGRAVMNPISGTYRYPPTGPTLPGVLDFLADRKETDELYMVVDEELKMMARICDPAPRVVGPGLKEMARLAHTEYLIEGTSDRDPRAILRETLFAPTVTGSPLESACRVISRYEPRGRGYYSGVAALIGRDAEGGRTLDSAILIRTADIGAGGRLSIGVGATLVRHSDPASEVEETRAKASGLLAALGAGGAPRLAGHPSVRRALERRNGQIAGFWIGERTADGVVRPELTGRSVLVVDAEDTFTAMLGHQLRALGLVPTVRRYDEPHSFDGHDLVVMGPGPGDPRAAGDPKIAHLRAALGTLLTERRPFLAVCLSHQVLGSLLGLELVRRPVPHQGFQREIELFGRRERVGFYNTFAARCAGPAVDVPGVGTVEASRDEESGEVHALRGPGFASLQFHPESVLTRDGVRITGDALAGVLRR; encoded by the coding sequence ATGACCGCGCCCCGCCCGGCCGGCACCCTCCTGGACCGGGTCCTCGCCCAGGAGCCGCCCGTCTTCGCGCTGCTGCACCGCCCCGAGACCACCGGGCCCGACACCCTGGAGGTCCTGACCGGCACCGCCGCCGCCGTGGACACCCTGGCCGACATCCCCCTGGACGAGGCCCCCGGCCCCGCCGCCGGGGCCCGCGAGCAGGTCCTGGCGCTCGTCCCCTACCGCCAGATCGCCGAGCGCGGCTACGCCTGCGCCGACGACGGCGAACCGCTGATCGCGATCACCGTGCGGGAGCAGACGGCCGTCCCCCTCGGCGAGGCCCTGCGCCGGCTGCCGGACGGGCCGGTCGTCCTCGACGGCGGCGCCTTCGACCTGGACGACGACGAGTACGCCGGCATCGTCGCCAAGGTGATCGCCGACGAGATCGGCACCGGCGAGGGCGCCAACTTCGTCGTCAAACGGTCCTTCGTCGCCGACATCACCGACTACACCGTGCACAGCGCCCTCGCCTTCTTCCGGCGGCTCCTGGAACGGGAGCAGGGCGCGTACTGGACCTTCCTCGTGCACACGGGGGAGCGCACCCTCGTCGGCGCCACCCCCGAGCGGCACGTCAGCCTGCGCGGCGGGCGGGCCGTGATGAACCCGATCAGCGGCACCTACCGCTACCCGCCCACCGGCCCGACCCTCCCCGGCGTGCTCGACTTCCTCGCCGACCGCAAGGAGACCGACGAGCTGTACATGGTCGTCGACGAGGAACTCAAGATGATGGCCCGGATCTGCGACCCCGCCCCCAGGGTCGTCGGCCCCGGGCTCAAGGAGATGGCCCGGCTCGCGCACACCGAGTACCTCATCGAGGGCACCAGCGACCGCGACCCCCGCGCCATCCTGCGGGAGACCCTGTTCGCGCCGACGGTGACGGGCAGCCCGCTGGAGAGCGCCTGCCGGGTCATCAGCCGCTACGAACCCCGCGGGCGCGGCTACTACAGCGGGGTCGCCGCCCTGATCGGGCGGGACGCCGAGGGCGGGCGCACCCTCGACTCCGCCATCCTCATCCGCACCGCCGACATCGGCGCGGGCGGACGCCTGAGCATCGGTGTCGGCGCCACCCTGGTGCGCCACTCCGACCCGGCCTCGGAGGTCGAGGAGACCCGTGCCAAGGCGTCCGGACTGCTCGCCGCCCTCGGCGCGGGCGGCGCACCGCGCCTCGCCGGGCACCCGAGCGTGCGCCGGGCCCTGGAACGCCGCAACGGCCAGATCGCCGGCTTCTGGATCGGCGAGCGCACCGCGGACGGCGTCGTACGGCCCGAACTGACCGGCCGCAGCGTCCTGGTGGTCGACGCCGAGGACACCTTCACCGCCATGCTCGGCCACCAGCTCCGCGCCCTCGGCCTGGTCCCCACCGTCCGGCGCTACGACGAGCCCCACTCCTTCGACGGCCACGACCTCGTCGTGATGGGCCCCGGCCCCGGCGACCCGCGCGCCGCCGGAGACCCGAAGATCGCCCACCTGCGGGCCGCGCTCGGCACCCTCCTGACGGAGCGCCGCCCCTTCCTCGCGGTCTGCCTCAGCCACCAGGTGCTGGGCTCCCTGCTCGGCCTCGAACTGGTGCGCCGACCGGTGCCCCACCAGGGATTCCAGCGGGAGATCGAGCTGTTCGGCAGGCGCGAACGGGTCGGCTTCTACAACACGTTCGCCGCCCGCTGCGCCGGTCCCGCCGTCGACGTGCCCGGCGTGGGCACCGTCGAGGCGAGCCGCGACGAGGAGAGCGGCGAGGTGCACGCGCTGCGCGGGCCGGGCTTCGCCTCCCTGCAGTTCCACCCCGAGTCCGTGCTCACCCGGGACGGCGTCCGCATCACCGGCGACGCGCTCGCGGGGGTGCTGCGCCGATGA
- a CDS encoding glucose 1-dehydrogenase translates to MTARFKDKVVIVTGAGAGIGRATARAFAREGATVVAAGVRPESVEQTVRLIEEDGSAAATSCVADVTRPEDVERLVRSTVERHGGLHVAHNNAGVFGKPGPVADLDPSVWHSVLDINLNGVLHCLRQEIAHMRENGGGVIVNTSSNIGYHGRRPGMAAYAASKAAVSTLTRVAALDHIKDGVRINAVSPGATDTTMSLRPGETDADRAARLATTVPIARVATTDEIAAAVLWLASEESSFVVGQDLVVDGGVTS, encoded by the coding sequence ATGACCGCCCGATTCAAGGACAAGGTCGTCATCGTCACCGGCGCCGGCGCCGGCATCGGCCGGGCCACCGCCAGGGCCTTCGCCCGGGAGGGAGCCACGGTGGTCGCCGCGGGCGTCCGCCCCGAGTCCGTCGAGCAGACCGTCCGGCTGATCGAGGAGGACGGTTCCGCCGCCGCCACCTCCTGCGTCGCCGACGTCACCCGCCCCGAGGACGTCGAACGCCTGGTGCGCTCGACGGTGGAGCGCCACGGGGGCCTGCACGTCGCGCACAACAACGCGGGCGTCTTCGGGAAGCCCGGACCCGTCGCCGACCTGGACCCGTCCGTCTGGCACTCGGTGCTCGACATCAACCTCAACGGCGTCCTGCACTGCCTGCGCCAGGAGATCGCGCACATGCGGGAGAACGGGGGCGGCGTCATCGTCAACACCTCCTCCAACATCGGTTACCACGGGCGCCGTCCCGGCATGGCCGCCTACGCCGCTTCCAAGGCCGCCGTCAGCACCCTGACCCGGGTCGCGGCGCTGGACCACATCAAGGACGGCGTGCGCATCAACGCGGTGAGCCCCGGCGCCACCGACACCACCATGTCGCTGCGCCCCGGGGAGACCGACGCCGACCGCGCGGCCCGGCTGGCCACCACCGTGCCGATCGCCCGCGTCGCGACCACCGACGAGATCGCGGCCGCGGTCCTGTGGCTCGCCTCCGAGGAGTCGAGCTTCGTCGTCGGCCAGGACCTCGTCGTCGACGGCGGCGTCACGAGCTGA